In Aegilops tauschii subsp. strangulata cultivar AL8/78 chromosome 3, Aet v6.0, whole genome shotgun sequence, one genomic interval encodes:
- the LOC141042834 gene encoding uncharacterized protein, translated as MGAPHVLSKCQKTEHYTTDCPEAKQRNGNDNGNGSSAKKPNPFPRAQVNHLDVEDVYDQPDTVVATEAKIGGPVCYRSMWFVERYIGKLKSNVRNKAHPEGSIAEAFLADECMTFCSRYIVGFEIKHNLPSQNEDNEEWVGHHDNAHGSRLFPHSGNPLGKPRNCVLSGVAKVQAHRYVLFNCSDVNSYLRAHADEITNGRNLNPDVVERIQNDKFHEWFQAHIKKLEKEIGIHNIEKDIRLLARGPVNAAKRYCAFNSRGYHFRPKRLDKETQNSGVMVTAKTSSYDSARDANPVLRDVTYYGRVIDIVELNYSGQFSVVLFKCEWVNVFSETGMKKDKYGYTLVNFSHLTHKGEKIEHEPFIFPNQANQVFYVEDELNPGWSVVMKLPKPRDVYDLGNMEWEAQTENEPFHVSQLGEILKRKNNEQHWVRTDVEGTIVDANDASSNEE; from the exons atgggggcaccgcatgttctttcaaagTGCCAGAAGACAGAACACTATACCACTGATTGTCCAGAGGCCAAGCAGAGGAATGGAAACGacaacggcaatggaagctcagcaaagaagcccaacccttttccTCGTGCTCAGGTGAATCACCTTGACGTGGAGGACGTCTATGATCAGCCAGACACTGTGGTTG CAACAGAGGCAAAAATAGGTGGTCCAGTGTGCTACCGTTCGATGTGGTTTGTGGAAAG GTATATAGGTAAGCTGAAGTCAAATGTCCGTAACAAAGCTCATCCTGAAGGATCTATCGCTGAAGCATTTTTGGCAGATGAGTGCATGACATTCTGTTCAAGATATATTGTCGGTTTTGAGATCAAACATAACTTGCCTTCGCAGAATGAAGATAACGAGGAGTGGGTTGGGCACCATGATAATGCACATGGATCAAGATTATTTCCTCATTCTGGCAATCCACTTGGAAAGCCTAGGAATTGTGTACTGAGCGGTGTGGCAAAAGTGCAGGCGCATAGATATGTCTTGTTCAATTGCTCTGATGTGAATTCATACCTTAG AGCTCATGCTGATGAGATCACGAATGGACGCAATTTAAACCCTGATGTTGTCGAGAGGATTCAAAACGATAAGTTCCACGAATGGTTCCAAGCTCAT ATAAAGAAATTGGAGAAGGAAATTGGCATCCACAACATTGAAAAGGATATTAGATTGCTCGCCCGGGGCCCAGTTAATGCAGCCAAAAGATATTGTGCTTTCAACTCCCGAGGCTACCATTTTAGGCCTAAACGCTTGGATAAAGAGACACAAAATAGTGGAGTCATGGTAACTGCAAAAACATCTAGTTATGATTCAGCACGTGATGCCAATCCTGTTTTACGTGATGTGACATACTACGGGAGGGTAATTGATATTGTCGAGCTAAACTACTCTGGACAGTTTTCAGTGGTGTTGTTTAAATGTGAATGGGTTAATGTGTTCTCAGAAACAGGAATGAAAAAAGACAAGTACGGTTACACACTTGTCAACTTCTCACATCTAACACACAAAGGGGAAAAGATTGAGCATGAGCCTTTTATTTTCCCTAACCAGGCGAATCAAGTGTTCTATGTGGAAGATGAATTGAATCCAGGTTGGTCTGTGGTAATGAAGTTGCCAAAGCCTAGAGATGTATATGACTTAGGCAACATGGAATGGGAAGCACAAACAGAAAATGAGCCATTCCATGTTTCACAGCTTGGAGAGATTTTGAAGAGAAAGAACAATGAACAACATTGGGTTAGAACAGACGTTGAGGGGACAATAGTGGATGCTAATGATGCTTCGAGCAACGAAGAATAG